A single window of Lathamus discolor isolate bLatDis1 chromosome 20, bLatDis1.hap1, whole genome shotgun sequence DNA harbors:
- the LOC136024288 gene encoding proline-rich protein 36-like has translation MSPGHGKWGPSSWSAPGQQHEAGGRAAPREGPTLALPGAFSSSPRQELDGPRSFLESSASFQPRGKRCCGARARSQPRGTSRPGRGWPPGADGRTDTRTGAFPGLAAARLGATTAARAAFSPWTPTERTPHAPIEPAALAQDPQETPSKSSATPGWIHCPSPGTARGTGNANHRAPSITPGLRYPTTAATPSPACCGGQAAPPIREPPPPSAAAPPAPVPSSHHQTQPRFLPGHTAMALPAPGCDTLGSRDTALAPPGTEGTNGVGVALEVPGRAAGSSQALPVMLAGTVLPAAASPHRYQFLGSQVSVHPQTGCHGCRPPQTLPPQTLPPCSCITLLLCHPKLCHPKLCHPKLCHPAPAPPQTPPPLSCTTPLLCHPGALPLLCRHHPSPLPAHIPQPHHNGSQAHHGARPPPWHPGRGPGQGALGTPLCRGEPGGPSALAASWAGQEAPAEPLCGRSLRFPRCCQRLARGGLTREAKERLPPNHPRHPGSSSAAQGVRGVPRQGRTSETPTLYPRSISASRSQRHTLGTDCVCRSWGCHSRAHGGSGARVDPRNRMGSTDATAPRHPMDQHQPTPGHSDTAVVGMELLANTPRGPHGVSPRPVGTGAPAPATAPGTAPARPCHVATGSAPWGLHPGSSRTKGPAMPPSPSHRGDPHPCPQRGHPGLQLNPDEPTSPAHGGAPSRLPSGAAGLRRGSPQLFLALDAARSRRPGNGVPGTARPQTALSGSATAGRQVQPAAPAAWGRSGHGTRGWRGTAQRAGGSATAPDTGIWWHRAPGSGRLQDRVMQGWDLGYPAGAKPPPRRTQAWLRKGTQPCATTVSPGTAW, from the exons ATGAGTCCCGGGCATGGCAAATGGGGTCCCAGCTCCTGGAGTGCCCCAGGCCAGCAGCATGAGGCCGGGGGCCGCGCAGCCCCTCGAGAGGGGCCCACGCTCGCCCTTCCCGGCGCCTTTTCCTCCAGTCCCCGGCAGGAGCTGGACGGGCCCCGGAGCTTCCTGGAATCCAGCGCCTCGTTCCAGCCCCGCGGAAAACGCTGCTGCGGGGCCCGGGCCAGATCCCAGCCACGAGGAACCTCCCGCCCAGGCCGGGGGTGGCCCCCGGGAGCGGACGGACGCACGGACACACGCACCGGAGCCTtcccagggctggcagcagcgcGGCTGGGGGCGACCACGGCTGCCAGAGCCGCTTTCAGCCCATGGACCCCAACAGAGCGCACCCCGCACGCCCCAATAGAGCCGGCAGCACTGGCACAAGACCCCCAGGAGACCCCTTCCAAAAGCAGTGCGACCCCAGGTTGGATTCACTGCCCATCCCCAGGCACAGCCCGTGGCACGGGCAACGCTAACCACAGAGCACCCAGCATCACACCGGGACTGCGGTACCCAACCACGGCAgccacccccagccctgcctgctgcgGGGGCCAGGCAGCACCTCCCATCCGCGAACCGCCCCcccccagtgcagcagcacccccagccccgGTGCCCTCATCACACCACCAAACCCAGCCGCGCTTCCTGCCGGGGCACACAGCGATGGCACTGCCAGCGCCCGGATGTGACACTCTGGGGAGCAGGGACACCGCCCTGGCCCCCCCTGGCACGGAGGGGACAAACGGGGTTGGGGTTGCTCTGGAGGTGCCTGGCAGGGCAGCGGGCAGCAGCCAAGCCCTTCCTGTCATGCTTGCGGGCACCGTGCTCCCGGCCGCAGCTTCCCCTCACCGCTATCAGTTCCTGGGCAGCCAGGTTTCAGTTCACCCCCAGACTGGCTGCCACGGATGCCGGCCACCCCAAACTCTGCCACCCCAAACTctgccaccctgctcctgtATCACTCTGCTCCTGTGCCACCCCAAACTCTGCCACCCCAAACTCTGCCACCCCAAACTCTGCCACCCGGCTCCTGCGCCACCGCAGACACCTCCACCTCTCTCCTGTACCACCCCGCTCCTGTGCCACCCTGGTGCCCTGCCACTCCTCTGCCGCCACCACCCCAGCCCCCTGCCTGCCCACATCCCCCAGCCTCACCACAACGGGTCACAGGCACATCACGGTGCCAGGCCACCCCCGTGGCACCCAGGCCGAGGGCCAGGCCAGGGAGCTCTGGGGACCCCGCTGTGCCGGGGGGAGCCCGGTGgcccctctgctctggcagcCTCCTGGGCAGGGCAGGAAGCGCCCGCGGAGCCGCTGTGCGGTCGAAGCCTGCGGTTTCCTCGCTGCTGTCAGCGCTTGGCCCGGGGCGGCCTCACACGAGAGGCCAAGGAGCGGCTGCCCCCCAACCACCCCCGGCACCCCGGCTCCAGCAGCGCGGCTCAGGGGGTGCGCGGGGTCCCCCGGCAGGGCCGCACAAGCGAGACCCCCACCCTGTATCCCCGAAGCATCTCAGCC AGCCGGAGCCAGCGGCACACGCTCGGCACAGACTGCGTGTGCCGGAGCTGGGGCTGCCACAGCCGCGCTCATGGGGGATCTGGGGCTCGCGTGGACCCCCGGAACCGCATGGGCAGCACTGATGCCACTGCACCACGGCACCCTATGGACCAGCATCAACCCACACCCGGACACAGCGACACCGCGGTGGTGGGGATGGAGCTCCTTGCCAACACCCCACGGGGGCCCCATGGCGTGAGCCCTCGCCCCGTGG GAACAGGTGCCCCGGCCCCCGCCACAGCCCCCGGCACGGCACCGGCACGGCCGTGCCACGTCGCCACCGGCTCCGCACCGTGGGGGCTGCATCCTGGGAGCAGCAGAACCAAAGGACCAGCCATGCCCCCCAGCCCCTCGCACCGCGGGGACCCCCACCCATGCCCACAGCGGGGACACCCCGGGCTCCAGCTCAACCCCGATGAGCCCACAAGTCCCGCTCACGGGGGTGCCCCATCCCGGCTCCCCTCGGGAGCAGCAGGATTGCGCCGAGGCAGCCCCCAGTTGTTTTTAGCCCTGGATGCGGCGCGCAGCCGGCGCCCTGGGAACGGCGTGCCGGGAACAGCGCGGCCCCAGACAGCCCTTTCTGGCTCGGCGACAGCCGGCAGACAAGTGCAGCCGGCTGCGCCCGCGGCATGGGGCCGCTCGGGACACGGCACCCGCGGCTGGCGTGGGACAGCGCAGCGGGCAGGCGGCAGCGCAACAGCCCCGGACACCGGGATCTGGTGGCACCGTGCCCCTGGCTCCGGCAGGCTCCAGGACCGGGTCATGCAAGGATGGGACCTGGGATACCCGGCGGGAGCCAAACCGCCACCGCGTCGCACCCAGGCTTGGCTACGCAAGGGCACGCAGCCGTGTGCCACCACCGTGTCCCCTGGCACCGCCTGGTAA
- the WIPF2 gene encoding WAS/WASL-interacting protein family member 2, producing the protein MPIPPPPPPGPPPPPTFSQANTEPPKLSREEQRGRGALLQDICKGTKLKKVTQINDRSAPILEKPKGSAGGGCSYSSSSAAIQPKGGLFQGGVPKLRPVGAKDSSDSSGKQTLQVPGSRAAAPRPPVPASNSRPQDDADNSRGSPPELPRTQRPSLPDLSRPNAAGSTGMKHSSSAPPPPPPGRRAAAPPAPPPAHSAKVSPYNREKPLPPTPGQRLPASRDGPPAPPPIKPPPSPVSIRTGAGPQGQSLAPPPPPYRQPPSVPNGPSSPINESAPELPQRHNSLHRKAPGPLRGLAPLPPASASPSLQSSRPPPPARDPPSRGAAPPPPPPLLRNGGRDAPPPPPPYRLHGSSEPPSRGKPPPPPTRTPAGPPPPPPPVRNGHRDSIATVRAFLDDFESKYSFHPVEDFPAPEEYKYFQRIYPSKTNRATRGAPPLPPIPR; encoded by the exons ATGCCGatcccgccgccgcccccgccCGGGCCCCCGCCGCCTCCCACCTTCAGCCAG GCCAACACAGAGCCACCGAAACTGAGCCGAGAGGAGCAGCGGGGCCGCGGAGCCCTCCTGCAGGACATCTGCAAAGGGACCAAGCTAAAGAAGGTGACACAAATCAATGACCGGAGCGCACCCATCCTAGAGA AGCCTAAGGGCAGTGCTGGTGGTGGCTGCAGCTACAGCTCTAGCTCAGCTGCGATCCAGCCAAAGGGCGGCCTCTTCCAAGGCGGTGTTCCCAAGCTGAGACCCGTGGGAGCGAAGGACAGCTCAG ACAGCTCGGGTAAGCAAACCCTGCAAGTCCCCGGCTCCAGAGCAGCCGCCCCCAGGCCCCCGGTGCCGGCCAGCAACAGCCGACCTCAAGATGATGCCGACAACAGCCGGGGCTCGCCGCCGGAGCTGCCGCGCACGCAGAGGCCGTCGCTGCCGGACCTGTCCCGGCCCAACGCTGCCGGCAGCACCGGCATGAAGCACAGCTCGTCTGCCCCTCCGCCCCCCCCGCCGGGCCGCCGTGCTGCTGCCCCTCCGGCGCCCCCCCCAGCACACAGCGCCAAGGTCTCGCCCTACAACCGGGAGAAGCCGCTGCCGCCCACCCCGGGACAGCGCCTGCCCGCCAGCAGGGACGGGCCCCCGGCCCCACCGCCCATCaaaccccccccctccccagtcaGCATCCGGACTGGGGCAGGGCCTCAGGGCCAGTCCCTcgccccacccccacccccttaTCGACAGCCTCCCAGTGTCCCCAatggcccctccagccccatcaACGAATCCGCCCCGGAGCTGCCGCAGAGACACAACTCCTTGCACAGGAAGGCGCCGGGCCCTTTGCGGGGTCTGGCACCGCTGCCACCCGCTTCAgcctccccatctctccagaGCAGTCGCCCCCCTCCTCCAGCCAGAGACCCCCCCAGCCGGGGAGCAG CTCCACCGCCCCCTCCGCCGCTGCTGCGCAATGGGGGGCGTGATGCCCCCCCACCTCCGCCCCCCTACAGACTGCACGGCTCCAGCGAGCCCCCCAGCCGGGGGAAGCCACCGCCACCCCCCACGAGGACACCGGCCGggccccccccgccgccgccaccggtGCGCAACGGGCACCGGGACTCCATCGCCACCGTCAGAGCATTCCTGG ATGACTTTGAATCCAAATATTCCTTTCATCCCGTTGAAGACTTCCCAGCCCCAGAAGAATATAAATACTTCCAGAGAATCTACCCCAGCAAAACGAACAGAg CTACACGTGGGGccccccctctgccccccatCCCCAGGTGA
- the GJD3 gene encoding gap junction delta-3 protein, protein MGEWGFLSSLLDAVQEHSPMVGRFWLVVMLLFRILVLATVGSDVFEDEQEEFVCNTQQPGCKPVCYDAAFPISHYRFLVFHVVVLSAPAALFVIFAVHQAAKPGHGGGPGQRTRRLQPFYVGSVVARIAAELGFLLGQALLYGFRVQPLFVCRRRPCPHRVDCFVSRPTEKTVFIHFYFVVGLVSALLSLAELGHLLRKGHPPRAGCCHRPQERAPAPGQPAGATEEPRCAPGPLPRGDLTV, encoded by the coding sequence ATGGGCGAATGGGGCTTCCTGAGCTCGCTGCTGGACGCAGTGCAGGAGCACTCGCCCATGGTGGGGCGGTTCTGGCTGGTGGTGATGCTCCTCTTCCGCATCCTGGTCCTGGCCACGGTGGGCAGCGACGTCTTCGAGGACGAGCAGGAGGAGTTCGTCTGCAACACGCAGCAGCCGGGCTGCAAGCCCGTGTGCTACGACGCCGCCTTCCCCATCTCCCACTACCGCTTCCTCGTCTTCCACGTCGTGGTGCTCTCGGCGCCCGCCGCGCTCTTCGTCATCTTCGCCGTGCACCAAGCGGCCAAACCGGGGCACGGGGGGGGCCCCGGCCAACGCACCCGCCGCCTCCAGCCCTTCTACGTGGGCAGCGTGGTGGCCCGCATCGCGGCCGAGCTGGGCTTCCTGCTGGGGCAGGCGCTGCTCTACGGCTTCAGGGTGCAGCCGCTCTTCGTGTGCCGCCGCCGGCCCTGCCCGCACCGCGTCGACTGCTTCGTGTCCCGCCCCACCGAGAAAACCGTCTTCATCCACTTCTACTTCGTGGTGGGGCTGGTGTCGGCGCTGCTCAGCCTGGCCGAGCTCGGCCACCTCCTGCGCAAGGGCCACCCTCCCCGCGCCGGCTGCTGCCACCGGCCACAGGAGCGGGCACCGGCCCCCGGGCAGCCGGCGGGGGCCACGGAGGAGCCGCGCTGCGCCCCCGGCCCCCTGCCCCGCGGGGACCTCACTGTGTAA
- the RARA gene encoding retinoic acid receptor alpha isoform X2 has protein sequence MYEGAAVAGLPPGPFLRMDFYGPGRGCLLPERGPPAPRGAPRRPPPWSSSGRSVETQSTSSEEIVPSPPSPPPLPRIYKPCFVCQDKSSGYHYGVSACEGCKGFFRRSIQKNMVYTCHRDKNCIINKVTRNRCQYCRLQKCFEVGMSKESVRNDRNKKKKDVPKPECSESYTITPEVEELVEKVRKAHQDTFPALCQLGKYTTNNSSEQRVSLDIDLWDKFSELSTKCIIKTVEFAKQLPGFTTLTIADQITLLKAACLDILILRICTRYTPEQDTMTFSDGLTLNRTQMHNAGFGPLTDLVFAFANQLLPLEMDDAETGLLSAICLICGDRQDLEQPERVDKLQEPLLEALKVYVRKRRPNRPHMFPKMLMKITDLRSISAKGAERVITLKMEIPGSMPPLIQEMLENSEGMDTLGGQPGGPRTGTLGPPPGSCSPSLSPSSNRSSPATQSP, from the exons ATGTACGAGGGCGCGGCGGTGGCGGGGCTGCCCCCCGGCCCCTTCCTCCGGATGGATTTCtacgggccgggccggggctgtTTGCTGCCGGAGCGCGGCCCCCCCGCGCCCCGAGGggccccccgccgccccccgccctgGAGCAGCTCCGGCCGCT CCGTGGAGACGCAGAGCACCAGCTCGGAGGAGATCGTGCCCAGCCCGCCCTCgccccctcccctgccccgcATCTACAAGCCCTGCTTCgtctgccaggacaagtcctcCGGGTACCACTATGGGGTGAGCGCCTGCGAGGGCTGCAAG GGCTTCTTCCGCCGCAGCATCCAGAAGAACATGGTGTACACGTGCCACCGGGACAAGAACTGCATCATCAACAAGGTGACGCGCAACCGGTGCCAGTACTGCCGGCTCCAGAAGTGCTTCGAAGTCGGCATGTCCAAGGAGT CCGTCCGCAATGACCGgaacaagaagaagaaagatgtgCCCAAGCCGGAGTGCTCGGAGAGCTACACCATCACGCCCGAGGTGGAGGAGCTCGTGGAGAAGGTGCGCAAAGCCCACCAGGACACGTTCCCTGCGCTCTGCCAGCTCGGCAAATACACTACG AACAACAGCTCGGAGCAGCGGGTGTCCCTGGACATCGACCTGTGGGACAAGTTCAGTGAGTTGTCCACCAAGTGCATCATCAAGACGGTGGAGTTTGCCAAGCAGCTCCCCGGCTTCACCACGCTCACCATCGCCGACCAGATCACCCTCCTCAAAGCCGCCTGCCTCGACATCCTG ATCCTGCGGATCTGCACGCGCTACACGCCGGAGCAGGACACGATGACCTTCTCGGACGGGCTGACGCTGAACCGCACGCAGATGCACAACGCCGGGTTCGGGCCCCTCACGGACCTGGTGTTCGCCTTCGCCAACCAGCTGCTGCCACTGGAGATGGACGACGCCGAGACGGGGCTGCTCAGTGCCATCTGCCTCATCTGCGGAG ACCGCCAGGATCTGGAGCAGCCCGAGAGGGTGGACAAGCTGCAGGAGCCGCTGCTGGAGGCGCTGAAGGTGTacgtgaggaagaggaggcccAACAGGCCCCACATGTTCCCTAAGATGCTCATGAAGATCACGGATCTCCGCAGCATCAGCGCCAAGG GCGCCGAGCGAGTGATCACGCTCAAGATGGAGATCCCGGGGTCGATGCCGCCGCTCATCCAGGAGATGCTGGAGAACTCGGAGGGCATGGACACGCTGGGGGGGCAGCCGGGCGGCCCCCGCACAGGCACCCTGGGCCCCCCCCCGggcagctgcagccccagcctctcgcCCAGCTCCAACCGCAGCAGCCCGGCCACGCAGTCGCCGTGA
- the CDC6 gene encoding cell division control protein 6 homolog codes for MASTRSAQPRGTIGFPRRRSARSTAPAPAKSGSASPVLRLSPGAADPGPDTRSARTEALPLSPRKRLGDDNLCNVPRALPCSPAKRSKENQGRRLLFGDPPASPEKPNSPGPSPWRGGQETPRSSGPARAQLFRQEGTSYQQAKRVLHSAVPDRLQAREMEMGVIRQFLRDHICGRRPGSLYISGAPGTGKTACLSRVLLDCKEELAGSKTIVLNCMALRSPSCVFPSLAQPLGLPGATGREGLRSLEKRLTAPGPMVLLVLDELDQLESKGQDVLYTLFEWPRLPNSRLVLVGMANALDLTDCSLARLGAHGSPRLLHFPPYTREQLTSILQERLGQVAGDPVLDAAALQFCARKVSAVSGDARKALDVCRRAVEMVELEVRSQTLLKPLPGGDSPAPPVPKRVGLLHVSRVISEVFGDRLAPGGRGIPDSFPLQQKVLLCSLLLLNRHLRVQEVTLGKLHDTYSQVCRRQQLPAVDQAECLSLVTLLESRGILEMKKAKEARLAKVSLKLDQAAVEHALQDAVLVGSILAQGLQ; via the exons ATGGCGAGCACCCGCAGCGCGCAGCCCCGGGGCACCATCGGCTTCCCCCGCAGGAGGAGCGCCCGCAGCACCGCCCCCGCCCCGGCCAAGAGCGGCTCCGCTTCCCCCGTCCTCAGGCTCTCCCCCGGGGCCGCGGATCCCGGCCCGGACACGCGCTCGGCCCGCACAGAAGCGCTGCCTCTGAGCCCCCGCAAGCGCCTGG GTGATGACAACCTCTGCAACGTGCCCCGTGCgctgccctgctccccagccaagCGCAGCAAGGAGAACCAGGGCCGCCGCCTGCTCTTCGGGGACCCCCCGGCCTCCCCCGAGAAGCCCAACAGCCCAGGACCGTCCCCATGGCGCGGGGGGCAGGAGACCCCCCGGAGCTCGGGGCCAGCTCGCGCCCAGCTCTTCCGGCAGGAAG GCACCAGTTACCAGCAGGCAAAGCGGGTGCTGCATTCGGCTGTGCCTGACCGCCTCCAAGCcagggagatggagatgggCGTCATCCGGCAATTCCTGCGGGATCACATCTGCGGGCGCCGGCCCGGCAGCCTCTACATCTCCGGAGCCCCCGGCACAGGGAAAACGGCCTGTCTGAGCCGTGTCCTGCTCGACTGCAAG GAAGAGCTCGCTGGCAGCAAAACCATCGTCCTGAACTGCATGGCCCTGCGCAGCCCCTCCTGCGTCTTCCCCTCCCTGGCGCAGCCCCTGGGGCTGCCCGGGGCCACCGGCCGGGAGggtctgcggagcctggagaaGCGCCTGACGGCCCCAGGGCCCATGGT TTTGCTGGTGCTGGATGAGCTGGACCAGCTGGAGAGCAAGGGGCAGGATGTGCTCTACACCCTCTTCGAGTGGCCCCGGCTGCCCAACTCCAGGCTTGTGCTTGTtg GGATGGCCAATGCGCTGGACCTGACGGATTGCAGCCTGGCCAGGCTCGGTGCCCACGGCAGCCCCCGGCTGCTGCACTTCCCACCCTACACCAGGGAGCAGCTCACCAGCATCCTGCAGGAGCGGCTGGGGCAG GTGGCTGGTGACCCCGTGCTGGATGCTGCCGCGCTCCAGTTCTGCGCCCGAAAGGTCTCTGCGGTCTCCGGTGATGCTCGCAAGGCCCTGGATGTCTGCAG GCGCGCTGTGGAGATGGTGGAGCTGGAGGTGCGGAGCCAGACGCTGCTCAAGCCGCTGCCTGGTG GAGactccccagcaccccccgTCCCCAAGCGCGTGGGGCTCCTGCACGTCTCCCGTGTGATCTCGGAGGTGTTTGGGGACCGGCTGGCACCGGGGGGCCGGGGCATCCCGGACTCCTTCCCCCTgcagcagaaggtgctgctctgctccctgctgctgctcaaccggCACCTGCGCGTGCAGGAGGTGACGCTGGGGAAG CTCCATGACACCTACAGCCAGGTCTGCCGGCGGCAGCAGCTCCCCGCCGTGGATCAGGCTGAGTGTCTGTCCCTTGTCACCCTCCTGGAGTCCCGCGGCATCCTTGAGATGAAGAAGGCCAAAGAGGCTCGGCTGGCCAAG GTCTCCCTGAAGCTGGATCAAGCGGCAGTGGAACACGCGCTGCAGGACGCGGTGCTGGTGGGCAGCATCCTGGCCCAGGGCCTGCAGTAG
- the RARA gene encoding retinoic acid receptor alpha isoform X1: MASNSSSCPTPGGGHLNGYPVPPYAFFFPHMLGGLSPPSTLAGIQHQLPVSGYSTPSPATVETQSTSSEEIVPSPPSPPPLPRIYKPCFVCQDKSSGYHYGVSACEGCKGFFRRSIQKNMVYTCHRDKNCIINKVTRNRCQYCRLQKCFEVGMSKESVRNDRNKKKKDVPKPECSESYTITPEVEELVEKVRKAHQDTFPALCQLGKYTTNNSSEQRVSLDIDLWDKFSELSTKCIIKTVEFAKQLPGFTTLTIADQITLLKAACLDILILRICTRYTPEQDTMTFSDGLTLNRTQMHNAGFGPLTDLVFAFANQLLPLEMDDAETGLLSAICLICGDRQDLEQPERVDKLQEPLLEALKVYVRKRRPNRPHMFPKMLMKITDLRSISAKGAERVITLKMEIPGSMPPLIQEMLENSEGMDTLGGQPGGPRTGTLGPPPGSCSPSLSPSSNRSSPATQSP; encoded by the exons ATGGccagcaacagcagctcctgccccactcctggagggggGCACCTCAATGGCTACCCCGTGCCCCCCTAcgccttcttcttcccccacatGCTGGGGGGGCTCTCACCGCCCAGCACACTTGCTGGTATCCAGCACCAGCTGCCCGTCAGCGGATACAGCACCCCCTCACCTGCCA CCGTGGAGACGCAGAGCACCAGCTCGGAGGAGATCGTGCCCAGCCCGCCCTCgccccctcccctgccccgcATCTACAAGCCCTGCTTCgtctgccaggacaagtcctcCGGGTACCACTATGGGGTGAGCGCCTGCGAGGGCTGCAAG GGCTTCTTCCGCCGCAGCATCCAGAAGAACATGGTGTACACGTGCCACCGGGACAAGAACTGCATCATCAACAAGGTGACGCGCAACCGGTGCCAGTACTGCCGGCTCCAGAAGTGCTTCGAAGTCGGCATGTCCAAGGAGT CCGTCCGCAATGACCGgaacaagaagaagaaagatgtgCCCAAGCCGGAGTGCTCGGAGAGCTACACCATCACGCCCGAGGTGGAGGAGCTCGTGGAGAAGGTGCGCAAAGCCCACCAGGACACGTTCCCTGCGCTCTGCCAGCTCGGCAAATACACTACG AACAACAGCTCGGAGCAGCGGGTGTCCCTGGACATCGACCTGTGGGACAAGTTCAGTGAGTTGTCCACCAAGTGCATCATCAAGACGGTGGAGTTTGCCAAGCAGCTCCCCGGCTTCACCACGCTCACCATCGCCGACCAGATCACCCTCCTCAAAGCCGCCTGCCTCGACATCCTG ATCCTGCGGATCTGCACGCGCTACACGCCGGAGCAGGACACGATGACCTTCTCGGACGGGCTGACGCTGAACCGCACGCAGATGCACAACGCCGGGTTCGGGCCCCTCACGGACCTGGTGTTCGCCTTCGCCAACCAGCTGCTGCCACTGGAGATGGACGACGCCGAGACGGGGCTGCTCAGTGCCATCTGCCTCATCTGCGGAG ACCGCCAGGATCTGGAGCAGCCCGAGAGGGTGGACAAGCTGCAGGAGCCGCTGCTGGAGGCGCTGAAGGTGTacgtgaggaagaggaggcccAACAGGCCCCACATGTTCCCTAAGATGCTCATGAAGATCACGGATCTCCGCAGCATCAGCGCCAAGG GCGCCGAGCGAGTGATCACGCTCAAGATGGAGATCCCGGGGTCGATGCCGCCGCTCATCCAGGAGATGCTGGAGAACTCGGAGGGCATGGACACGCTGGGGGGGCAGCCGGGCGGCCCCCGCACAGGCACCCTGGGCCCCCCCCCGggcagctgcagccccagcctctcgcCCAGCTCCAACCGCAGCAGCCCGGCCACGCAGTCGCCGTGA